The nucleotide sequence CACGAGCCCCAGCACCACCGCGACATAGACGAGCACGGCCACGACCAGATCGATCAGCACGGCCAACGCCCTGCTCGGCAGCTTGGCGGGCCGCAGCTCCAGCGCCACCGCCTCACCGGTCACCAGCTCACTCACGCCCGCCGTCCTTCCCTCGCCCACCCCTGTGACGCAAGTCTGCCAAGCTGAGGGCGCATCGCGTCGCGGTACGACAAGCTGACAGCGTCCCCGCGGTCCCGCGGCAGCGGGCCACGACGAGCCGAGGAGCAGGCAGACCCGATGGACCTGGACGTCTTCGTCTCCGCACACCGGGCCGAGTGGGACCGCCTCGACGCCCTGATCCGCCGCCGACGCCGCCTCACCGGTGCGGAGGCTGACGAACTCGTCACCCTCTACCAGCGCACCGCCACCCATCTCTCCCTCATCCGCTCCAGCGCCCCGGACCCCCAGCTCACCGGCCGGCTCAGCCGGCTCGTGGCCCGCGCCCGCAGCGCCGTCACCGGCACCCGCCGCGCCTCGTGGCGCGACGTCACCCGCTTCCTGGGCCGCAGCTTCCCCGCCGCCGTCTACCGGGCCCGTCACTGGTGGGTGCCCACCGCGCTCGTCTCCACGGCCGTGGCGGTCCTCCTGGGCTGGTGGATCGGCACCCATCCCGAGGTGCAGGCGTCGATCGCCGCCCCCGGCCACCTCCGCGACCTGACCCGCCCCGGCGGCGAGTACGAGACCTACTACTCCAGCCACCCCGCCGCGTCCTTCGCGGCACAGGTATGGACGAACAACGCCCGCGCGGCCGCGCTCTGCCTGGTCCTGGGTGTCTTCCTGGGGCTTCCGGTCCTCTGGATCCTCTTCGAGAACATGCTGAACCTGG is from Streptomyces seoulensis and encodes:
- a CDS encoding stage II sporulation protein M; amino-acid sequence: MDLDVFVSAHRAEWDRLDALIRRRRRLTGAEADELVTLYQRTATHLSLIRSSAPDPQLTGRLSRLVARARSAVTGTRRASWRDVTRFLGRSFPAAVYRARHWWVPTALVSTAVAVLLGWWIGTHPEVQASIAAPGHLRDLTRPGGEYETYYSSHPAASFAAQVWTNNARAAALCLVLGVFLGLPVLWILFENMLNLGVGFGLMSSAGRLDTFLGLVLPHGLLELTAVFVAAGTGLRLGWTVIDPGPRTRRTALAEEGRAAVGMAIGLALVLFVSGAIEGFVTPSGLPTWARITIGVAAELAFLAYVYVLGGRAVGEGETGDLQEAERSVSVPTAA